A region from the Cryptosporangium arvum DSM 44712 genome encodes:
- a CDS encoding diguanylate cyclase domain-containing protein, which translates to MTTAWRGRLAAGLVVLLAVAVVASAGLYLAQVQRDARHSIVEDFDTRARLAAGVSGDTVTASEEKTREWAETMFAGPVSGLAPILEVQRSGITWLAVLDADGAVLSASPPGISTLAASLLTTRGYRLALTRDKLTYGDITTQTGVDMVYAFQPFAAGDGQRVLVVPATVNELATILRSALDVTGSRTYVVDSSGATIVATSGRLDPELAAAARTDGRGVTASGDYYLALPVDGTAWRMIITKPRAELLAPVKETTRVAWLIFAGFAAAVTVIIVVGALTLLGSARLAHARLHDTLTGLPNRALFLERAAAAIAQRHAVTALFLDLDGFKPVNDTYGHAVGDKLLAEVGKRLVGATRAHDLVSRFGGDEFLVLCRGDATAVAARIHDQLSQPYEIDGHTLRVGVSIGLATLEGDADSAETLIHHADLALYEAKRGGRGRIERFEPRLASAAE; encoded by the coding sequence ATGACTACCGCGTGGCGAGGGCGCCTCGCTGCTGGGCTGGTGGTGCTCCTCGCGGTCGCGGTGGTGGCCTCGGCCGGGCTCTACCTCGCCCAGGTGCAGCGGGATGCGCGGCACAGCATCGTCGAGGACTTCGACACGCGGGCCCGGCTGGCGGCGGGGGTCAGCGGGGACACGGTGACGGCCAGTGAGGAGAAGACCCGGGAGTGGGCGGAGACGATGTTCGCCGGGCCGGTCTCCGGGCTCGCGCCGATCCTCGAGGTGCAGCGGTCCGGGATCACCTGGCTGGCGGTGCTCGACGCGGACGGGGCGGTGCTGAGCGCGTCGCCGCCGGGGATCTCGACGCTGGCGGCGTCGCTGCTCACCACGCGGGGCTACCGGCTGGCCCTCACCCGGGACAAGCTCACCTACGGCGACATCACGACGCAGACCGGCGTCGACATGGTGTACGCCTTTCAGCCGTTCGCGGCCGGGGACGGCCAGCGGGTGCTGGTGGTGCCGGCGACCGTGAACGAGTTGGCCACGATCCTGCGCAGCGCCCTGGACGTGACCGGTAGCCGCACGTACGTCGTCGACAGCAGTGGAGCGACGATCGTGGCGACGAGCGGGCGGCTCGACCCGGAGCTGGCCGCGGCGGCCCGGACCGACGGTCGCGGGGTCACCGCGAGCGGCGACTACTACCTCGCGCTGCCGGTGGACGGCACGGCCTGGCGGATGATCATCACCAAGCCCCGCGCGGAGCTGCTGGCCCCGGTGAAGGAGACCACCCGGGTGGCGTGGCTGATCTTCGCCGGGTTCGCCGCCGCGGTGACGGTGATCATCGTGGTCGGCGCGCTGACGCTGCTCGGGTCGGCCCGGCTGGCGCACGCCCGGCTGCACGACACGCTCACCGGGCTGCCCAACCGGGCGCTCTTCCTGGAGCGCGCGGCGGCCGCGATCGCGCAGCGGCACGCGGTCACCGCGCTCTTCCTCGACCTCGACGGGTTCAAGCCGGTCAACGACACCTACGGCCACGCGGTCGGCGACAAGCTGCTGGCCGAGGTCGGCAAGCGCCTGGTCGGAGCGACCCGGGCCCACGACCTGGTCAGCCGGTTCGGCGGCGACGAGTTCCTGGTGCTGTGCCGCGGGGACGCGACGGCGGTCGCCGCCCGGATCCACGACCAGCTCTCCCAGCCCTACGAGATCGACGGGCACACGCTCCGCGTCGGTGTGTCGATCGGCCTGGCCACGCTGGAGGGCGACGCGGACAGCGCCGAAACCCTCATCCACCACGCCGACCTCGCGCTCTACGAGGCCAAACGCGGTGGTCGCGGCCGAATCGAACGGTTCGAACCGCGGCTCGCGAGTGCCGCCGAGTAA
- a CDS encoding AbrB/MazE/SpoVT family DNA-binding domain-containing protein, which produces MTALDDSGRILDRGVLSALGWGSGMRLTVGERGGLIVVAADPAGACRVTSQGFVVLPVALRHWCGLRRGDRVLVVVDPGRGWMVVHPPAALEAMVSAAHSAVWGGEPL; this is translated from the coding sequence GTGACGGCGTTGGACGACAGCGGACGGATCCTGGACCGCGGTGTGCTGTCCGCGCTGGGCTGGGGCTCGGGTATGCGGCTCACGGTCGGCGAGCGCGGCGGGCTGATCGTGGTGGCGGCCGATCCGGCCGGGGCGTGCCGCGTGACGAGCCAGGGCTTCGTGGTGCTGCCGGTAGCGCTGCGGCATTGGTGCGGTCTGCGCCGGGGTGACCGGGTGCTGGTGGTGGTCGATCCGGGCCGCGGGTGGATGGTGGTGCATCCACCGGCAGCGCTGGAGGCGATGGTGTCCGCAGCGCACAGCGCGGTGTGGGGCGGTGAACCGCTATGA
- a CDS encoding tyrosine-type recombinase/integrase, with protein sequence MTGSPVGAGRAEVDAALVLLARLGVRPEDLVGAGGGRAVVPTFAEYVPVVAAAVGAGTRRVYGSYWNRVVEQWGARRLDEPSPSEIARLAETLRARRVVRANARGGQSTSEHLIAALRCVYRHAVADGLIGEGDNPARKVPKPRRAPSTRGAVGAERLAEINQVAATTGDDPALDTLLLRLHTETACRRGGALALRPCDLDATQCLVLLREKGEISRWQPVSPTLMRHLLRHAEERGAPRTGQLLRYRSGRPITTRRYDYLWKRIGQHLPWVAAQGVSTHWLRHTTLTWVERTYGYAVAHAYAGHTDRRGGGETGATITYVRASHEEVAAALVGLVAESHPLAPLPGVAPGPSPGETNAGNSC encoded by the coding sequence ATGACCGGATCGCCGGTGGGTGCTGGCCGGGCTGAGGTGGACGCGGCGCTGGTGTTGCTGGCGCGTCTGGGGGTCCGTCCGGAGGATCTCGTGGGAGCTGGCGGCGGGCGGGCCGTGGTGCCGACGTTCGCCGAGTACGTGCCGGTGGTGGCGGCCGCGGTCGGGGCGGGCACCCGCCGGGTATACGGCTCGTACTGGAATCGGGTGGTCGAGCAGTGGGGTGCGCGGCGGCTGGACGAGCCGAGCCCGTCGGAGATCGCCCGGCTGGCCGAGACGCTGCGGGCCCGGCGGGTCGTCCGCGCCAACGCCCGTGGGGGCCAGTCGACGTCCGAGCATCTGATCGCGGCGCTGCGGTGCGTGTATCGGCATGCGGTCGCCGACGGACTGATCGGTGAGGGTGACAATCCGGCGCGGAAGGTGCCCAAGCCACGGCGTGCGCCCAGCACCCGCGGCGCGGTCGGGGCGGAGCGGCTCGCGGAGATCAACCAGGTCGCGGCCACGACCGGCGACGACCCTGCGCTGGACACGCTGCTGCTGCGACTGCACACCGAGACCGCGTGCCGGCGCGGCGGTGCGCTGGCGCTGCGTCCGTGTGATCTGGACGCGACGCAGTGTCTGGTCCTGTTGCGGGAGAAAGGTGAGATCAGCCGCTGGCAGCCGGTCTCGCCGACACTGATGCGTCACCTGCTGCGCCATGCCGAGGAGCGCGGCGCGCCCCGGACCGGGCAACTGCTGCGGTATCGCTCCGGGCGTCCGATCACCACACGCCGGTACGACTACCTGTGGAAGCGGATCGGACAGCACCTGCCGTGGGTCGCCGCGCAGGGCGTCAGTACTCACTGGTTGCGGCACACGACGCTGACCTGGGTGGAACGGACCTACGGCTACGCGGTCGCGCACGCCTATGCCGGGCATACCGACCGGCGCGGTGGCGGAGAAACCGGCGCGACCATCACTTATGTGCGTGCCTCTCACGAGGAGGTAGCCGCGGCGC